GAAGTTCCAATCTAGCTTCTTCTAGTGTTGGACTTTGTGGCAGGTTGCCATGGAAAGCCTTGAGGAGAGGAATTTAGAGGAATCTCAGAGGAATTTAGGATGTTTTAAAGTAAGTGATTAAAAATAACGTATCAAAATATTGCATTTATCATATGTACAATTCcatgaattatttttgtaaataaaacactCTCAAAGTAGCAGCGATCTTGGGAactccctagcagtccagtggttaggactctaggactcagtgctttcacctCAGGGGAGCTCggatcaatccctggttgaggaactaagattccgGAAGCctcgtggcacagccaaaaaaaaaagaagtagcagTGATCTTcaactgaaataaaacatttgaatttgacaaaaatcaataaaagttcTCCAGATGCCTTCATTACAGAAAATTCTGCTCAATGTTTGCATGCTTCCCAGAAGAGGCAGTTCTGATGcatttgttcttattttgctCTATTTACCAAAATACTTTACTAAGAGAATCATTTGATTGCAACTAACACTCCAAGGCCTATTTGAtaggaaatttttagaaaattttattttcaaccttgCTTTTTTCTTACTAGAAATAAGTAggatttaatatttcaaaatggcaATCCagtacatttttaagaaattcgATTCTTTAAATAGTCTATCCGACCACAAATAATCTTGCCTCTTTAAAGAGAGAAAGTGGCAGGTGAGCAAGACTTTTGAAGTTTGAATGAATCAGATTGCTTATTTTCATGGCCCCTATTCAGAAGGGGCTATGATTGTGGTCTGTTACTAAATGTATGACCTTTCAAGACTCAGTGACTTTGTGTATAAAGTGAAAGTAATAACAATCCCCAGTCCCTTATGTCActgtattaaatgagataatcctcGGAAAGTGGTGAGCACAGTGCCTAGTACACTATAAGCTTTCAGTAAATAGTGGCCactggtattattattactaatattttcagcttcatattttaaatttttaaaatcatgttttaacaCTGGAGTTGTACAGATTCTATTAAATGTTAAGAATACTATTTTGAGCACTATATTTGTTGCTAggtctgccataacaaaatgttttggactgggtggcttaaacaacagaaacttattttctcacagttctagaggctagaaatccgagatcaaggtgtcggcaggttcGGTTTCTCTTGAGGCCTCTTtctttggcttgcagacggctgtCTTCTgactatgtcctcacatggcctttcctctatGTGCATGCATCCCTGCCGTCTCTTTCTCATCATATATGGACACAAATATCTATGATCTCAtgtaaccttaattacttcttttaaGGTCTAGCTCCAAATATGGTTaaattctgaggtactgggcTTTGGGGCCTCACCATAGGAATTTGTGGGGAACACAATCCATCCCACAACAAGCATGCTGAAGTATGTAGTGAAAGATCACTGCGTGTGGTGCAATAGGCTGAAGGTCAAATTCTGGCTCTGGCATTTGGTGACCTGTGATTAGTAATTTAATTCTTCAACCCAGGTTGTTCTCATGTCTAGTAGGATGGAAGTGGGATTGAGTTAAATGGATTCTTCTGAAAATTAGAGATAATATTTGTGATGTGCTGGGCATATAACATGTCAATAAATATGTTGTCTTgttgcaaaaaatttttaaaaactggcattGTGTTTTATAAACTTAAAACAACAAGCATAATCCTTTGTCAATATGAAAACATAAAGCTATTAATATTGCAAGACTAGAGTTATAAGAATCCCTGTTTCCTCTTCTAGGTTATGGTTCAATTAAATTTAACTCAGATGATTTGTTGAACAACTGTGATATGCTAGGGACCACAGTCAATCCTGAAGACACACATTGAATTCGACTCTTCACTTACTTCACTGCACTTTCTCTTGGCCTCCTTGTGTTTGTCAAGTCCTCTATGCATGTTTCCAGGtctgggcctttgcatgtgcttttCTTTATGTTTGATACTCTTTATCATTACCTGATATGCACTTATTTGATTAGTTCCTGATTTTTCCCGAGAGTATAAATTATTTGAGATGAGGAGCTTTGTTTTACTCATGGCTGTCATCCCGTGTCTAGCACACAGTTCaaaggaactcaataaatatttgtggaaataaTATATTagtgatatatatgtacatgattATGTTTGTATACATATGCACTCCTTACTAACGTAACCAACTCTCTGCAGTTCAACTTTTAAGTGTTATGATGTTGATGTTGCTGAGGTTCTGCAGTTTTATCTTCAGTCGTAGTCTAGTGATTCAtccttatattttctctctctcttctttaggCATGGAATGCAACTTGTGAAAACTGGCAGGCAGTGGAGGCTGCTCTGGAAAAGTACTACCTTTCCATTTTTTACGGGTTTGAGTTTATTGTGGGAATCCTTGGGAATACTGCTGTTGTTTTCGGCTACCTCATCTGCCTGAAGAACTGGAACAGCAGTAACATCTATCTCTTTAATCTCTCTATCTGTGACTTGGCTTTTTTGTGTACCCTCCCCATGCTGATGAGACATTATGCCCAGGGAAAATGGACATATGGGGTTGTGCTCTGCATAAGCAACCGATATGTACTTCATGCTAACCTCTACACCAGCATTCTTTTCCTCACTTTTATCAGCATCGATCGATACATGCTCATGAAGTATCCGTTCCGGGAACACTTcctacaaaagaaaaagtttgctgttTTAATCTCTTCGGCCATTTGGGGTTTAGTAACCTTAGAGCTTCTGCCAATACTTCCTCTTATAAATCCTGTTACAGCTTCCAAAAGCACCAACTGTACTGATTATGCAAGTTCTGGAGACCCCCGTAATGTCCTCATTTACAGCATGTGTCTAACCTTCTTGGGGTTCCTCATTCCTCTTTTTGTGATGTGCTTCTTTTATTTCAAGATTGGTGTCTTCCTGAAGCACAGGAGCCAGCAGCTCTCTACTGCTTTGCCCCTTGAGAAGCCTCTCACCTTAGTCATCATGGCAGTTGTGATCTTCTCCGTGCTTTTTACTCCCTATCACATCATGCGAAATGTGAGGATTGCTTCACGCTGGGGGATCTGGAAGCAGACCCCATGCACTAAGGCCACCATCAACTCCTTGTACATTGTGACTCGGCCGTTGGCCTTTCTGAACAGTGTCATCAACcctgtcttctatttctttatgggAGATCATTTCAGGGAGATGCTGATGAATAAACTGAGATACCTCTTCAAGTTCCTTACATCCTTCAGAAGATGAGCTCACGGACTAACATTTTCATTCAGGGAAAATTGAGGTGCTTGTGTAACAGACTGTTTTACACAAGCAGATGTAGGCCAGTTAGTGTTTGATTTAACTCACAGACGTAAATCAGAGAGGGTCACAGATTTGACCCTGTTTTAAAGGCATGTTGGACCCAGGGTgtgtgaaaaggagaaaatgggaagTATTTATTGGTTTCTTGACCTAAGCACTGAAAGGAGTTGGACTAGCACCGTCTAATGTTTGAGCACGTAAGTCCAAAATTCTAGGTGTTATAAGACCTTCTCAATCAGTGTACAAGGAACAGAAGATGGATGAAGCAGCAAGTTGTCTGTGTTTAATCACTGGTCAGATTGTAAAAAGAACAATTTTGTTGGCACCATTCTGTATGTTATTCATACAATCCTATAACTTTGTGTGAGAACCAAATAATAGAAGATTGGTCATATGCTATTAAATATTGTTGCTAGAAGTGCTCGTGAGCATATTTAGAGTAAACAGTAACAACATGAGCAGAAAGCAATATAACGAGTTCAAGGATGcctatatttctttatattgatCATGAATTGGGGTCAAGTTGTAATTTTAAGCCCTTTTTTATTGTATGGTTTTTTAGTGAAAAGAATCCTATAAAATAGAAAGAGATGGTTTAATAAAGAGAGCAATATGAGATGGTTTAATAAAGAGAGAGACATATTTGAGCTTGGATCTCAGGAGACTTGGGTATAAATGATTTTATGCGAATGCTAGAGAGAGATACCAAGGATAACTGCAAAAATTCCAAAGTCATAGAACAAAGCACCTACCAGGAAACCCAaaccaagacaaaacaaaacaaaacaaaagtgagTGCACTGTTTTTATAATGACTGTGCCATCTGGCATTTTATGATCACAATTTGATTGTCAGTGCATGGAAATATATTAAGTTCATTAGCCTTCCTGATCTTGATTAAGtagtaaactttaaaatatattaataacataAAACCAGCAAGTAAGAGGAAATGAAATGGTAAGACCAAAATTTGTTGGgttattttccctttcaggaggaaaaaaaaatcacggtttttccacctccccacacacattttttttttttttttttttttttggtaagcaaTGGGATCATTTACAAGGACAACTTTATCTTGAGAAAGTGACTCACATCTTCAATGAGACATTTTCATAGAACATTACCTAAGACCATTGGAGGGAATGTTCTAAACAAAATGCAGTGTATGAACTTGCAGAATATATggaacatttatgtatatatcaatatagATTATCTCAGGAGGGCTACTTAGACACCATTCCATGCCACAAAacaaatttaggggaaaaaaatgagtgcTGCCTTAGCTATCTGAAGTCAAAAAGTGTCACATAATAACTCACTTATTGCATGTAATAAAATGTGTGCATGGCTACATGTGTATGCTCTTTTCCTTGAGGCCATTAGCTGTAATGTGAAGGATAAAATAAGCATTATGAGAGCAAAGACATAAAATTCCATTGTCCTTCCTGTTTTGAGATACTCTGGTAATATTATATTCTGACATTCCAGAAACCCAAAATATTCCCATTGAAATACTGTAAAAACACATTACCTACAAAGGATTTGTTTTCCTACCTAACATtaggctttaaaatattttttcatgcttTGTctttattatcaatatttttaaaatgtcaatgtaATTTTATAACTGCCTGATAGTTAATCTTCTGAATTTTTTCATCAGAAAAGGCTGCAGAAAGGGTCTTaggaaagaaatatttgcttACCTGAAAATATTAGCAGATAAGCTTAGCAACATATAATTTAACTGCAATTTGTATTTTATGCAttggttttcatttgtaaagATGAAATTCAATTTGCCTCACACCTATGCCAAGAAGTGGCAGGGGTAGACTCTTTTCAATAGTACAGTGAAATAGTTTGTGAAACTATAAGCTCTTACATATATCTTTTAACCAAAATGTTAAGTAATTTTATAGcacatttatcttttcctttttttgctcaAATCTGTCATGTGGTAACTTAATCCTTAACAGACTAAAGAGACCTGCACTGAAATTATAAGAGCCACTCCGTTTGCCTTTTGTACTAGGTGATTACAATCACAAACAATAAATAATGGAAATCCTTTTGCAGTTGTGgttttcaaaggaaataatgTTGGATTTTTGTATCTTGTCTTTTATTGGCTCCCTAGTATCTTCGGAATCATGTCTAAACTACTTGGTCCAGCATTTTTCAGTCTGGACCCACCTATTCTTTGCACATTCTCTCTCGTTGCTTTTGTCACAAATTATACCCTCCAGCCAAAGATAGCTACTTCATTTCATTATATTTAGAACTTTCTTTACTGGGTACACCTGGATGCTCACCCTTGTTTTTTCATGCccacatataaaaaaaaatctaagcctTTATTAAGATCCATCTTATCTGTCACGTCATCTTAAAGCCTTACTTTTAGATCTTCTCCTCCCAAAATCTGGAAATAAATCTGCCTACCTCTAGGGCTTCAGACCACTTTCGAGTACTGTTTTtataaaacacattattttgGGCCTTATATTATAGTTGTTCAGATTCAAGTCAACTCTTAGGTCTGCTAATGGAAAAACCAtatgtaactttttaatttaatttttgttgtctTCATAGCACCCAACAaggtacattttaaatgattcttcATTATGAATGAATATCTTATAGAACAAGTTTGAATTCAATGCTCCTTTTGAGGGTGCATATCAAGCTATTTTCTGTCATCACTACTTTTATAATGAATGCTATTTCATATGAAGGATAGAGTGTCTATACACAAATACATGTGCCAGCCACCATTGCCCTGTCCCTTATATTTTCCTCTATAGTTTTTAGCATAGTTTTAATGAATGCTTAAGATCTGTGCCTGCTAGTTCCAAATCTGGGTCATGCTGAAGTTGGTCTCCAttgattgctttttctctttaagtTCTTTAAGTATGGGCGacaatttcctgtttcttcccatCTAATAAATTTAACTATACTCTGAGCACTATGAATAACACCTTGTGGAGACTCTGGATTCTGTTATGTTTCACTGAAAAGTACTGAGATTTTGTTTCATGGCTGAACTCAAACGCCAAACTCTGCAATCTCAGTTACTTTAGCCAGCTTAGAAACTAAGCTGTTTAGAATCTACCCAGCACATCCATAATTCAGAGGTCAGCTAGAGACTTGAGCAGAGTTTATACACAAGATGTATATAAACTCGCCTGTAGGATCTTCCCCCACTTACTTTCCAGATGCTGAGTTCATCCTGAACTTGTCCTTTGCTTTCTCATGCCAGATAGACACAACAGGTTTCTTTCTGGATTTTAACAACCCTGCGTTGCCTGACAAGGACCTGCACCCACGCCACaagctgtttaaaaagaaagatcttcACACACTTAACCTTGGAATATCATGCTATTTTGAAACTTGAGTGATATAATATCCATTGGTGACAGTGGTTGTTCCCTGATGCCAGATCTAAGTGGAAGTACTCATCAAGAGCTCAGTGGTTAGTCAGATCTCTTGGGTTCAGCAATCCAAGCAGGATGCCATGAAAAAGGATCTgcaacagaagaggagaaggaaacatGAGCATATTTATGAGTATAAATGAGACATATTCCAGGGACCTTACAAAAATACATACCTGGGCAGGATTTTAGACATACTGAGTAGGTAGAGTACAATCAAGaaaaagcattattattttatgattctatttgcACTCCCAAATTGGTGGACCTGGAGAAAGTCTTGGCATACATATACAAATTTTCTATATAGAgaggtaaatatatacatatttaatacatGTAACAGGAAAGTAAACTCATGACATCAATCATGCAATCACTTAGTTCCTATGAGACATTTTCTCATTAAACTTTGTCTATACCAGGAGACTGATGAGACTTAAACTGAAATGTGCCTTGGATgctaaacacatttaaaataaaaataaaaatcatattatgtaTTATGTAAACAGGTAGAATCATGTGGCAGCTTGCCACttgtataaaaaaatacttattcaacaaatatttccagtGTTTGCCAGAAATTTTGTCGTTGGTTAAGCTATGAATAACAATTATTTCTTGCCTTCAGTTAGGTCCTGGTCTTATaaggaaaacagacacataaacaaaCAGGAGTAAGTACAGGGCAAAAATAGAGATGTGCCCAAAGTGCTAAAAGTGCATGGAATCATTCTGTCACAGTAGGTTGGGGAATGATTTGGAGGTGACACCAATTCTGCTGAGGGCTGCCATGTggaggggggtgggtgtggggagggcaaCAGAAGGGGTGAGGCATAAAGGCATATGCCTGGAAGGTAGACATTTGCAGGCAAACCCCATGAGGGATCAATTCTTGTCTAAGTGTGCATTTTTAGATGAGACGGTCAGTAGTGTCTTTCTGGAAGTAGAGAAACCATACATGTATGCAAAGCTGTTCAGCTTGCAATGCAGTGTACATGGAACCATTCAAGAGTTCTCCAACTAGGACTTTCCCTAAAAGGGTTATTTTAGGGAGGCttaaacaaagacagaaaataaaatttactaaacAGTTAAATTATTAATTTGACATACTTTTTCctgctctctttctttcactGCTCTACCAGCTCTGTCACTCTTACCCCAGCCTCCTCTTTCTTCAATATTGGTCTTCTCAGCTCCCTCttctttttcactctttccctccagaaaatttcattgatttatgtctTATCTCTGAGCTTAAATTGATTCCTGTGCCACCTCTACAGGGAAATTTGATTTCATCTTCAAATCTTATTTCAAGATTTTATAAATACCCTGTCAATAAAGagacatattttagaaatatgggTATCATATTAATTATGGCATCAAATAATTAAATCAAGGAGATAGAGTGTCACAATTTATCTGTTTATAGCAATGTTTCTCAAGATACATAAAAAGAGGATTGAGATCAACATTACCTGCAAAtctctcaaaatatatttttttaatttgtaaaaaatttcATGCCCCTTCTGAGGTAAAGGAATCACTTTGAATGTCTGTTCATTCTCAGAGAACCTCCTGTGTGCAGCCTCAAAATGTTAATACAACAGTATAGAAATATCTACCCCAGTATCAATTATAGAAAGCAACCTCACTTTGTAACTATGGTTTCCTTTACAGAGATCACAGATAAAGTATTCAGTATGCAGCACACATCATTTTTTGATTTATCAGTCTAGGTGCAATTATCAGTAAAATTTATATTGCTTAGAAATAGTTTCTAATCTTTTTACTAATTATTGTTTATAATTACTTACAAAAAGGAGGAATTTTGTTTTGGTCTTGTAACTAACTACCCAGAGCTTTAGTACCCATTACTCTATTTCTGAGTCACATAGTTCAAAACAGTTATTGGGAAACCCCATGATTTAATTTAGACAGcgtttaaatgttttaaaatattgttaaatcaGTCtgacacaaataaatcaattaaataaaatgaataaataaaagaccaTACCCAGTACCAcggtttactaatattttcaaGGTTGTGGGCAGGCAAGGGGCATAAGCAAAGCAGGGAATGCTCTGGAACATTGACAGCACCTCCCCagat
This Phocoena sinus isolate mPhoSin1 chromosome 4, mPhoSin1.pri, whole genome shotgun sequence DNA region includes the following protein-coding sequences:
- the SUCNR1 gene encoding succinate receptor 1 gives rise to the protein MICKSVCTNYGQQHSTVSEAVSSGWYRISVKGSGPSDTMAWNATCENWQAVEAALEKYYLSIFYGFEFIVGILGNTAVVFGYLICLKNWNSSNIYLFNLSICDLAFLCTLPMLMRHYAQGKWTYGVVLCISNRYVLHANLYTSILFLTFISIDRYMLMKYPFREHFLQKKKFAVLISSAIWGLVTLELLPILPLINPVTASKSTNCTDYASSGDPRNVLIYSMCLTFLGFLIPLFVMCFFYFKIGVFLKHRSQQLSTALPLEKPLTLVIMAVVIFSVLFTPYHIMRNVRIASRWGIWKQTPCTKATINSLYIVTRPLAFLNSVINPVFYFFMGDHFREMLMNKLRYLFKFLTSFRR